One genomic window of Candidatus Pseudobacter hemicellulosilyticus includes the following:
- the pdeM gene encoding ligase-associated DNA damage response endonuclease PdeM codes for MQAPISYRLRGQQLWLSSHRTIFWEEEKALIVSDLHFGKTGHFRKWGIPVPQGVYKNDLQRLVGQLQYFQPKQLIVVGDLFHSHQNKELELFRKWRLDLPDLDIRLIKGNHDILHERWYQETNISVSAETLSLRDLFGFTHDLTPGNITATSEHYYFSGHLHPGIRINGQGKQSLSFPCFYFTERFCVLPAFSEFTGLAMIRPTAGENVFAIVNNAVMQLQ; via the coding sequence ATGCAAGCCCCCATTTCATACAGGCTGCGCGGCCAGCAACTCTGGCTATCTTCACACCGTACCATTTTCTGGGAAGAAGAAAAAGCGCTGATCGTATCCGACCTGCACTTCGGTAAGACAGGTCATTTCCGGAAATGGGGCATCCCCGTACCCCAGGGCGTTTATAAGAACGACCTGCAGCGGCTGGTAGGACAGCTGCAATATTTCCAGCCCAAACAGCTCATTGTAGTCGGCGATCTCTTCCACAGCCACCAGAACAAAGAGCTGGAACTGTTCCGCAAATGGCGCCTGGACCTGCCCGATCTCGATATCCGCCTCATCAAAGGCAACCATGATATCCTGCACGAAAGATGGTACCAGGAAACCAATATCAGCGTATCTGCTGAAACCCTTTCCCTCCGGGATCTGTTCGGGTTCACCCATGATCTTACACCCGGTAATATTACGGCTACCAGTGAGCATTATTATTTTTCCGGTCACCTGCATCCCGGCATCCGTATCAATGGTCAGGGCAAACAATCCCTGAGCTTTCCCTGTTTCTATTTCACAGAACGCTTCTGCGTGCTGCCCGCATTCAGCGAGTTCACCGGCCTGGCCATGATCAGGCCCACCGCCGGCGAGAACGTATTTGCCATCGTGAACAATGCGGTGATGCAGCTGCAGTAA
- a CDS encoding response regulator transcription factor, whose amino-acid sequence MKVLVIEDEKELADSIGAYLSGENYRCEFAASFPEAIDKIFGYDYDCILLDLMLPGGDGIRLLEEIKANNKQEGVIIISARNSVDDKIKGLHLGADDYLAKPFHLPELAARIYSVIRRKHFGNTNTIRQHELSIDLLSRTLTVNDQEVILTRKEFDLLLFFISNKNRVVSKSALAEHLSGEMADMFDNYDFVYAHIKNLKKKLTEAGYGNYLKTLYGSGYKWDV is encoded by the coding sequence ATGAAAGTACTGGTAATTGAAGATGAAAAAGAACTGGCCGACAGCATCGGCGCCTACCTTTCCGGGGAGAATTACCGCTGTGAATTTGCCGCCAGCTTTCCCGAAGCCATCGATAAGATCTTCGGTTATGACTATGACTGCATCCTGCTGGACCTGATGCTGCCCGGCGGCGACGGGATCAGGCTGCTGGAGGAGATCAAGGCCAATAACAAGCAGGAAGGCGTTATCATCATTTCTGCCCGCAATTCTGTAGACGATAAGATCAAAGGCCTGCACCTGGGTGCAGACGATTACCTGGCCAAGCCCTTCCACCTGCCGGAACTGGCCGCCCGCATCTACTCCGTTATCCGGCGCAAGCATTTTGGCAATACCAATACCATCCGCCAGCATGAGCTAAGCATCGACCTCCTGTCCAGGACCCTCACAGTAAACGACCAGGAAGTGATCCTCACCCGCAAAGAATTTGACCTGCTCCTGTTCTTCATCAGCAATAAGAACCGCGTGGTCTCCAAAAGCGCCCTGGCCGAACACCTTTCGGGCGAAATGGCCGATATGTTCGACAATTACGATTTTGTATATGCGCATATCAAGAACCTCAAGAAAAAGCTCACGGAAGCCGGTTACGGCAATTACCTGAAAACACTTTACGGCAGCGGCTATAAATGGGACGTATGA
- a CDS encoding HAMP domain-containing sensor histidine kinase, which produces MKKLLNWSMQKFVGYAAFVLACSIPVYYVAISLLWQYEMDEHNIVLTPEAGREDKFLIIGAVTLLTVLFFAALLAGFILLNRRISRKLWQPFYQSLEQFRKFDLDRQRAVSFPPTNIEEFADLNQSLEKLIAGNIAAYDQQKEFADNASHELQTPLAIVQSKLELLQQDLSLNTRQYQLIEEAQQALSRVNRVNKNLLLLTRIGNSQFMDKESIILSGLLAHCIEQLQPFSDSKQLSIQTSLAPDLTVQGNKILVELLLNNLLTNTIRHSPANGSIHVELTPGNLIISNPGTTALDPGRLFKRFATATDQTPGTGLGLALVKQIADRYGWSIHYHFIQGRHQFTLQY; this is translated from the coding sequence ATGAAGAAACTACTGAACTGGTCCATGCAAAAATTCGTCGGGTATGCCGCTTTTGTGCTGGCCTGCAGCATCCCCGTGTATTATGTTGCTATCAGCCTGCTCTGGCAATATGAAATGGACGAACACAATATTGTGCTTACCCCTGAAGCTGGCCGGGAAGACAAATTCCTGATCATCGGCGCCGTCACCCTGCTGACCGTATTGTTCTTTGCCGCCCTGCTGGCCGGTTTTATCCTGCTCAACCGCAGGATCTCCCGGAAATTATGGCAACCCTTTTACCAGAGCCTGGAACAGTTCCGGAAATTTGACCTGGACCGCCAGCGGGCAGTGTCTTTCCCTCCCACCAATATTGAAGAGTTTGCCGATCTGAACCAGAGCCTGGAAAAGCTCATAGCCGGCAATATTGCCGCCTACGACCAGCAGAAGGAATTTGCTGACAATGCCTCGCACGAGTTGCAGACCCCACTGGCTATTGTCCAATCCAAACTGGAGCTGCTGCAGCAGGACCTGTCCCTCAATACCCGGCAATACCAGCTCATAGAAGAAGCACAGCAAGCGCTTTCCCGGGTGAACCGCGTCAACAAGAACCTGCTCCTGCTGACCCGTATCGGTAACAGCCAGTTCATGGACAAAGAGTCCATTATTCTTTCCGGCCTGCTTGCTCACTGTATAGAGCAGCTGCAGCCTTTTTCGGATAGCAAACAGCTCAGTATACAAACCAGCCTGGCGCCTGACCTGACCGTGCAGGGCAATAAGATCCTGGTGGAGCTGTTGCTCAACAACCTGCTCACCAATACCATCCGCCATAGTCCTGCCAATGGCAGTATCCATGTTGAACTTACTCCCGGCAACCTGATCATCAGCAACCCCGGGACTACAGCCCTGGACCCCGGGCGGCTGTTCAAGCGGTTTGCCACGGCTACCGATCAAACGCCCGGCACCGGGCTGGGATTGGCGCTGGTAAAACAGATCGCTGACCGGTACGGCTGGTCTATCCACTACCATTTTATTCAGGGCCGGCACCAGTTCACCCTGCAGTACTGA
- a CDS encoding phosphatase PAP2 family protein: MSRILCSLTLFLCLFNQAYSQQPDSLPLPRSYDRFHHSLYIPGSLILAGILANGNGAESFKKELAEERNEHFGNFHTRMDDYLQYSPIVIAYGLDALGVRSKTDLLNRTVILAKGELLVAGATGLLKTATHQLRPDNSTFNSFPSGHTAQAFAAATFLSEEYKGRYPWMPYAAYGIASTVGALRMANNRHYISDVLAGAGLGIITMKLAYWTHQYKWGKPKNRKTAILF, translated from the coding sequence ATGTCCCGGATATTATGCTCCCTCACCCTGTTCCTTTGCCTGTTTAACCAGGCCTATTCCCAACAGCCGGATAGTCTGCCCCTGCCCCGCAGCTACGACCGGTTCCATCATTCGCTCTATATTCCCGGTTCCCTGATCCTGGCCGGTATCCTTGCCAATGGCAATGGAGCTGAATCCTTTAAAAAGGAACTGGCTGAAGAACGCAATGAGCACTTCGGGAATTTTCATACCAGAATGGACGACTACCTGCAGTATTCGCCCATCGTGATCGCCTATGGGTTGGATGCCCTGGGCGTCCGGTCTAAAACGGACCTGCTGAACCGGACCGTTATCCTTGCCAAAGGAGAACTGCTGGTGGCCGGCGCCACCGGTCTCCTGAAAACGGCTACGCACCAGCTCAGGCCGGACAACAGCACGTTTAATTCATTTCCTTCCGGCCATACCGCCCAGGCATTTGCCGCCGCCACCTTCCTCAGCGAGGAATACAAGGGCCGCTATCCCTGGATGCCTTATGCCGCCTATGGAATAGCGTCTACAGTGGGCGCCCTTCGTATGGCCAATAACCGGCATTATATCAGTGATGTGCTGGCCGGCGCTGGTCTCGGCATCATCACCATGAAACTGGCCTACTGGACCCACCAATATAAATGGGGCAAACCAAAAAACAGGAAGACAGCTATCCTTTTTTAA
- a CDS encoding ORF6N domain-containing protein: MPKSSSLPVIREETIINRIFIVRGQKIMIDRDLAEMYGVETRTLKQAVRRNLNRFPEDFMFEMTGTEFENWRSQIVISKQDRKGLRYAPFCFTEQGVTMLSCILNSEKAIAVNIQIVRVFSRMREMLLTHKDIFVKLEQIEKKLLQHDHQIQKHGEDIQAVFEAIKALLAPPAETRSRIGFRRSEELE; this comes from the coding sequence ATGCCAAAAAGTTCATCTTTGCCGGTTATCCGGGAAGAGACCATTATAAACAGGATTTTTATTGTGCGGGGTCAGAAGATAATGATCGACCGGGATCTTGCGGAAATGTACGGAGTGGAGACCCGGACGCTTAAACAGGCTGTTCGTCGGAACCTGAACCGTTTCCCGGAAGACTTTATGTTTGAAATGACAGGAACTGAGTTCGAAAATTGGAGATCACAAATTGTGATCTCCAAACAAGATAGGAAAGGGTTGCGCTACGCGCCTTTTTGCTTTACCGAACAGGGAGTAACTATGTTATCCTGCATCCTGAACAGTGAAAAGGCAATAGCAGTTAACATACAGATTGTCAGGGTGTTCAGCCGCATGCGGGAGATGTTGCTAACGCATAAGGATATCTTTGTAAAGCTGGAGCAGATAGAGAAAAAGCTGCTGCAGCATGATCACCAGATACAAAAGCATGGGGAAGATATCCAGGCCGTTTTTGAGGCAATAAAGGCGCTTTTAGCTCCTCCTGCTGAAACCCGCTCCCGTATTGGGTTTCGGCGAAGCGAAGAGCTGGAGTGA
- a CDS encoding DUF5916 domain-containing protein, with translation MKSTFAAKRTGVVRIDGNLDEADWQLAPVATDFITYSPVFGQPAGSRTEVRILYDNTAIYIGAYLYDNPAQVRRQFTARDSEQNADVDFFSVFLDTYQDRQNAFQFLVTARNVQSDARVSPTVTPAAGVYGDLTWDAVWDSKVGFRDDGWVVEIKIPYFAIRFAHLQQQQWGIQFLRFNRRQNETSCWNPINPTIGGLVNQFGNLGGLADIEPPLRLSFSPYVSGGYRETPLIDEQDSYETLRSGGMDVKYGISESFTLDATLIPDFGQVISDNVVNNITPYEIQFRENRPFFTEGTELFNKAGIFYSRRIGKTPEQYHTIQSQFRSGTDWEVISNPSVTRLYNAVKFSGRTRNNLGIGVFNAITAPARARVRRRSTGKDSTIISEPLSNYNILVLDQALKNRSYITFTNTNVLRSGRERDANVAALDIALYDQKNMYGLLLQPRFSSIRDTSADYNGFANLLKLGKVSGKLQFNVSNELQSAKYDPNDLGYLAVPNKFVNRGEISYNIFEASPSFLNQRYGLSAEQSYLFEPFSYQKTKFEGFAQWMFHNFWELKLSTDIAPLWYNDYFELQTPEDLLASPRQRVKKIPYYSVMAAGSTDSRKRLLLNWSASFAETPMPNDPYYSFDISLRYRFSDRFNVTAYFFRQYDNGQFGYAFINDESTGAPILARRKYTDVTAVLSGIYNFTPRMNISFRARHFWNRMHNTNFYNVKPDGYWIERLNQVRASHNINYNAFNLDVFYTWDFRLGSRLVIGWKNWLGTDYEYAIPGSDYKGYTSNMRQMLGTPHGNELTVRFIYFLNYQ, from the coding sequence TTGAAGTCCACATTTGCAGCAAAAAGAACCGGTGTAGTGCGTATTGATGGCAATCTGGATGAAGCTGACTGGCAACTGGCCCCTGTGGCCACTGATTTTATTACCTATAGCCCCGTTTTTGGCCAACCTGCCGGGTCCCGGACAGAAGTACGGATCCTGTATGACAATACCGCTATATATATAGGTGCTTACCTTTATGACAATCCTGCACAGGTACGCCGGCAGTTCACCGCCCGTGACAGTGAACAGAATGCCGACGTAGATTTTTTCTCCGTTTTTCTTGATACCTACCAGGACCGGCAGAACGCCTTTCAGTTCCTGGTCACCGCCCGAAACGTGCAAAGTGACGCCCGGGTATCGCCAACCGTTACGCCCGCCGCCGGTGTCTATGGTGATCTTACCTGGGATGCGGTATGGGACAGTAAAGTGGGCTTTCGGGATGATGGCTGGGTAGTGGAGATCAAGATCCCCTATTTTGCCATCCGCTTTGCCCACCTGCAGCAACAGCAATGGGGTATCCAGTTCCTGCGCTTTAACAGGCGACAGAATGAAACCAGCTGCTGGAATCCCATCAACCCCACCATCGGAGGACTGGTGAACCAGTTTGGCAACCTGGGCGGACTGGCAGATATTGAGCCACCCCTGCGCCTGAGCTTTTCTCCTTATGTCAGTGGCGGCTACCGGGAAACACCACTTATTGACGAGCAGGACAGTTATGAAACCCTGCGCAGCGGTGGGATGGACGTGAAATACGGTATCAGCGAAAGCTTTACCCTGGACGCTACGCTTATCCCGGATTTTGGCCAGGTGATCTCCGACAATGTGGTCAATAATATCACCCCTTACGAGATCCAGTTCCGGGAGAACCGCCCCTTCTTTACCGAAGGCACGGAGCTATTCAATAAGGCCGGGATCTTTTATTCCCGGAGGATCGGCAAAACGCCGGAGCAGTACCATACTATCCAGAGCCAGTTCCGGAGCGGGACTGATTGGGAAGTGATCAGCAATCCTTCCGTGACGCGCCTGTACAATGCGGTGAAGTTTTCCGGCAGGACCCGGAATAACCTTGGCATCGGGGTTTTCAACGCTATCACCGCCCCGGCCAGGGCCAGGGTACGCCGGCGTTCTACAGGCAAAGACTCTACTATTATTTCGGAACCCCTGTCCAATTACAATATACTGGTCCTGGATCAGGCCCTGAAGAACCGTTCCTATATAACGTTCACCAACACCAATGTTCTCCGCAGCGGACGGGAACGGGATGCCAATGTGGCTGCGCTGGATATTGCGCTCTACGATCAAAAGAATATGTACGGTCTGCTCCTGCAACCCCGGTTCAGCAGCATCCGTGATACCAGCGCTGATTACAATGGTTTTGCCAATCTGCTGAAGCTGGGTAAGGTGAGCGGTAAACTGCAGTTCAATGTCAGCAATGAACTGCAATCGGCCAAGTATGATCCCAACGACCTGGGCTACCTGGCGGTGCCCAATAAGTTTGTGAACCGCGGAGAGATCTCCTACAATATTTTTGAAGCCTCCCCCTCTTTCCTGAACCAGCGCTATGGCCTGTCGGCCGAACAGAGTTACCTGTTTGAACCTTTTTCTTACCAGAAGACCAAGTTTGAAGGTTTTGCGCAGTGGATGTTCCACAATTTCTGGGAGCTGAAACTAAGCACTGATATCGCTCCATTGTGGTACAATGATTATTTTGAATTGCAGACGCCGGAAGACCTGCTGGCCTCTCCGCGGCAGCGGGTGAAAAAGATCCCCTACTACTCTGTGATGGCTGCAGGCAGCACGGACAGCCGGAAGAGGTTGCTGCTGAACTGGTCGGCCAGCTTCGCCGAAACGCCCATGCCCAATGACCCCTACTATAGTTTTGATATCTCTCTCCGCTATCGTTTCAGTGACCGGTTCAATGTGACGGCCTATTTCTTCAGGCAATATGATAACGGCCAGTTCGGGTATGCGTTCATCAATGATGAAAGTACCGGTGCGCCTATCCTGGCCCGCCGTAAATACACGGATGTAACGGCTGTGCTGAGTGGGATCTATAATTTCACGCCAAGGATGAACATCAGTTTCCGGGCGCGTCATTTCTGGAACCGGATGCATAATACCAATTTCTATAATGTAAAGCCGGATGGGTACTGGATAGAGCGTCTCAACCAGGTGCGCGCCAGTCACAACATCAATTACAATGCCTTCAACCTCGATGTCTTTTATACCTGGGATTTTCGTCTCGGCAGCCGCCTGGTCATTGGCTGGAAGAACTGGCTGGGTACCGATTATGAATATGCGATCCCCGGCTCCGATTACAAAGGCTATACCAGCAATATGCGCCAGATGCTGGGCACCCCGCATGGCAATGAACTCACGGTGAGGTTTATTTACTTCCTGAATTATCAGTAA
- a CDS encoding LexA family transcriptional regulator, whose translation MSLAGKNLKYLRKLRGWTQEEFAAKLGIKRSLLGAYEEERAEPRIDVLEIISELYKLSLDELLLKDLGDTRGNYLAKRRAQKLASGTNEIQFVPVKAAAGYLAGYADPEFIDELNTFTLPMLAPGHYRAFEIVGDSMLPTPSGSVIVGERVEDVEDLKTNNTYIVISRNEGIVYKRVMRSNRAKNKYTLISDNPVYQPYNINAEDVIELWKATLIMSKTNVQPRWDVNQLASLVSNLQEQVSTLKKKIN comes from the coding sequence ATGTCTCTCGCCGGTAAAAATCTCAAATACCTGCGCAAGCTGCGCGGATGGACCCAGGAGGAATTTGCTGCCAAACTGGGCATCAAAAGATCCCTGCTGGGCGCCTATGAGGAAGAAAGGGCAGAACCCCGTATTGATGTGCTGGAAATCATCAGCGAACTGTACAAACTTTCCCTGGATGAACTGCTGCTTAAAGACCTGGGCGATACCCGGGGCAATTACCTGGCCAAACGCCGTGCGCAGAAACTGGCATCCGGCACCAATGAGATCCAGTTTGTCCCGGTAAAAGCGGCAGCCGGTTACCTGGCTGGGTATGCCGATCCGGAATTCATTGATGAACTGAACACCTTTACCTTACCGATGCTGGCTCCCGGCCATTACCGTGCGTTTGAGATTGTAGGGGATTCCATGCTGCCTACCCCCAGCGGTTCTGTCATAGTGGGCGAGCGGGTGGAAGATGTAGAGGATCTGAAGACCAACAATACCTATATTGTGATCTCCCGGAATGAAGGGATCGTTTATAAAAGGGTGATGAGAAGCAATCGCGCTAAAAACAAATACACCCTTATCAGCGATAACCCGGTCTATCAGCCTTATAATATCAACGCTGAAGATGTGATTGAATTGTGGAAGGCGACATTGATCATGAGTAAGACCAATGTACAACCGAGATGGGATGTGAACCAGCTGGCAAGCCTGGTAAGCAACCTGCAGGAACAGGTGTCCACATTGAAGAAAAAGATCAACTGA
- the secA gene encoding preprotein translocase subunit SecA has protein sequence MLGFISKIFGGSKSEKDIKSVLPIVEKINQHFATYQSLSNDALRGKTNEFRQRIQEHLQAIDDQISSLNKEAEALPFSDITGKDAIYQEVDKLAKDRDKQLEEILKEILPEAFAVVKETARRFKENEVVTATATQHDRDLSVKRAHVTINGDQVSYTNSWTAGGNVVTWNMVHYDVQLIGGSVLHTGKISEMATGEGKTLVSTLPAYLNALAGHGVHIVTVNDYLAKRDSEWNGPLFEWLGLVVDCIDKHQPNSADRRKAYQADITYGTNNEFGFDYLRDNMVHTPEEMVQRKHHFAMVDEVDSVLVDDARTPLIISGPVPKGDEQQYHLLKNRVQFLVEEQKKVTNKYLNEAKKLFGEGEDDPKTGGLALMRAYRGLPKNSALIKFLSEPGIRVKLQKSENYYLADQQKQMPTVDQELFFHIDEKNNQVDLTDKGIQAITRSGEDPEFFVLPDIGITLAEIDRSELDPEVKLQQKEAVLNDYTIKADRIHTVQQLLKAYTLFDKDVEYVVMDGQVKIVDEQTGRILDGRRYSDGLHQAIEAKEDVKIEAATQTYATITLQNYFRMYHKLAGMTGTAITEAGEFWDIYKLDVVTIPTNVKAIRKDQEDLVYKTKREKYKAVIDEIEQLRNAGRPVLVGTTSVEVSELLSKMLSGKKIPHNVLNAKQHAREAQVVAEAGLAGAVTIATNMAGRGTDIKLGTGVKEAGGLAIIGTERHESRRVDRQLRGRAGRQGDPGTTQFYVSLEDELMRLFGSERIASIMDRFGYKEGEVIQHSMVTRSIERAQKKVEENNFGIRKRLLEYDDVMNKQRNVIYKKRNHALFGDRLALDLDNAFYIVAEGLVNSFLEQRDYEGFKMGAILNFGIDSAITAEEFDKGNANDLSEKLYQEATTRYQRKIGDLQTQAVPVFRNIRETQGNHIENVVVPFTDGKKGLQVLANLDRTVSTEGRELSNALERQITLAIIDDAWKEHLRSMDDLKQSVQTAYLEQKDPLVIYKITAFDLFKRMDSEVNKDIIGFLSHASIPIEQNPSAPAQIREGREQKTDMSRMRANKEEVDARGDDYAANENDYFDPSGSGVKQEPVKVGPKIGRNDPCPCGSGKKFKNCHGKDAV, from the coding sequence ATGTTAGGCTTTATTTCGAAAATCTTTGGAGGCAGCAAGTCTGAAAAGGACATTAAGTCCGTTCTACCCATCGTGGAGAAGATCAACCAGCACTTTGCCACTTACCAGTCCCTTTCCAACGACGCGTTGAGAGGCAAGACCAACGAATTCAGACAACGTATCCAGGAACATCTGCAGGCTATTGACGACCAGATCAGCTCCCTTAACAAGGAAGCCGAAGCGCTGCCTTTCAGTGATATCACCGGCAAGGACGCTATCTACCAGGAAGTGGACAAACTGGCTAAGGACCGCGACAAACAGCTGGAAGAGATCCTGAAGGAAATACTGCCCGAAGCCTTCGCCGTAGTCAAGGAAACAGCCCGCCGCTTCAAGGAAAATGAAGTGGTGACCGCTACCGCTACCCAGCACGACCGCGACCTCAGCGTGAAAAGAGCCCATGTGACCATCAATGGCGATCAGGTATCCTATACCAATTCCTGGACGGCCGGCGGTAACGTGGTTACCTGGAACATGGTACACTATGACGTTCAGCTGATCGGCGGCTCCGTTCTCCACACCGGTAAGATCTCCGAAATGGCCACCGGTGAAGGTAAGACCCTGGTGTCTACCCTCCCCGCCTACCTCAACGCACTGGCCGGTCACGGCGTTCACATCGTAACGGTGAACGACTACCTCGCCAAACGGGACTCCGAATGGAACGGCCCCCTCTTTGAATGGCTCGGTCTGGTCGTAGACTGTATCGATAAACACCAGCCCAACAGCGCCGACAGGAGAAAAGCCTACCAGGCCGATATCACCTACGGCACCAATAATGAATTTGGTTTCGATTACCTCCGCGATAACATGGTCCATACCCCGGAAGAAATGGTGCAGCGTAAACACCATTTCGCCATGGTGGATGAGGTGGATAGCGTACTGGTGGATGACGCCCGTACCCCGCTTATCATCTCCGGCCCCGTTCCCAAAGGCGATGAACAACAATACCATCTCCTGAAGAACCGGGTACAGTTCCTGGTGGAAGAACAGAAAAAAGTGACCAATAAATACCTCAACGAAGCCAAAAAGTTATTTGGCGAAGGCGAGGATGATCCCAAGACCGGTGGCCTGGCGCTGATGCGTGCTTACCGCGGTCTGCCCAAGAACAGCGCGCTGATCAAGTTCCTCAGTGAACCCGGCATCCGCGTTAAACTGCAGAAATCTGAGAACTACTACCTGGCCGACCAGCAAAAGCAAATGCCCACCGTTGACCAGGAACTGTTTTTCCATATTGACGAAAAGAACAACCAGGTTGACCTCACCGATAAAGGCATCCAGGCCATCACCCGCTCCGGGGAAGACCCTGAATTCTTTGTACTGCCCGATATCGGCATCACACTGGCGGAAATTGACCGCAGCGAACTGGACCCCGAAGTAAAACTCCAGCAGAAAGAAGCTGTCCTCAACGATTATACCATCAAAGCCGACCGCATCCATACCGTTCAGCAGTTGCTGAAAGCCTATACCCTGTTCGATAAGGACGTGGAATACGTGGTCATGGACGGCCAGGTGAAGATCGTGGATGAGCAGACAGGTCGTATCCTGGATGGACGCCGCTATAGCGACGGTCTGCACCAGGCCATTGAAGCGAAAGAAGATGTGAAGATCGAAGCCGCCACCCAGACCTACGCCACCATCACCCTCCAGAACTATTTCAGGATGTACCATAAGCTGGCCGGTATGACCGGTACCGCTATCACCGAAGCCGGTGAGTTCTGGGATATCTACAAACTGGATGTGGTGACCATCCCCACCAACGTTAAAGCTATCCGTAAAGACCAAGAGGACCTGGTATATAAAACTAAACGCGAGAAGTATAAAGCCGTTATTGACGAGATTGAACAGCTGCGCAATGCCGGTCGCCCGGTACTGGTAGGCACCACTTCCGTGGAAGTGAGTGAGCTGCTCAGTAAAATGCTCAGCGGTAAAAAGATCCCGCACAACGTACTCAACGCCAAACAGCACGCCCGTGAAGCCCAGGTGGTAGCGGAAGCCGGTCTGGCAGGCGCCGTGACCATTGCCACCAACATGGCCGGCCGGGGTACGGATATCAAGCTGGGAACCGGTGTTAAAGAAGCCGGCGGTCTGGCTATTATCGGTACAGAACGCCACGAGTCCCGCCGGGTAGACCGTCAGCTCCGTGGCCGCGCCGGTCGTCAGGGCGACCCCGGCACTACCCAGTTCTATGTATCCCTGGAAGATGAACTGATGCGCCTCTTCGGCAGCGAAAGGATCGCCAGCATCATGGACCGCTTCGGTTATAAAGAAGGCGAAGTGATCCAGCACAGCATGGTGACCCGCAGCATTGAAAGAGCCCAGAAGAAAGTAGAAGAAAATAACTTCGGCATCCGGAAACGACTGTTGGAATATGACGACGTGATGAACAAACAGCGGAACGTGATCTACAAAAAACGGAACCACGCCCTGTTTGGTGATCGCCTGGCCCTGGATCTTGATAACGCCTTTTACATTGTAGCCGAAGGACTGGTAAACTCTTTCCTGGAGCAACGCGATTACGAAGGCTTCAAAATGGGCGCTATCCTCAACTTCGGTATCGACAGCGCCATCACTGCTGAAGAGTTCGACAAAGGCAATGCGAACGACCTCTCCGAAAAACTCTACCAGGAAGCCACTACCCGCTACCAGCGCAAGATCGGCGACCTGCAGACACAAGCTGTTCCCGTATTCCGCAATATCCGCGAAACACAGGGCAACCATATTGAGAATGTAGTAGTTCCCTTCACCGACGGCAAGAAAGGCCTGCAGGTGCTGGCCAACCTGGACCGCACCGTCAGCACAGAAGGTCGCGAGCTCAGCAACGCCCTGGAAAGGCAGATCACCCTGGCCATCATTGATGATGCCTGGAAAGAACATCTCCGTTCTATGGACGACCTGAAGCAAAGCGTACAGACCGCCTACCTGGAACAGAAAGACCCGCTGGTGATCTATAAGATCACTGCCTTTGATCTGTTCAAGCGGATGGACAGCGAGGTGAACAAAGATATCATCGGCTTCCTCAGCCATGCCAGCATTCCCATTGAGCAGAATCCCAGCGCCCCCGCACAGATCCGCGAAGGCCGCGAGCAGAAGACCGATATGAGCCGCATGCGCGCCAATAAGGAAGAAGTGGACGCCCGTGGCGATGATTATGCAGCTAACGAGAACGATTATTTTGATCCTTCCGGTAGCGGCGTAAAACAGGAACCTGTAAAAGTAGGTCCCAAGATCGGCCGCAACGATCCCTGTCCCTGTGGCAGCGGCAAGAAGTTCAAGAACTGTCACGGAAAAGACGCCGTATAA
- a CDS encoding zeta toxin family protein: MLIAFSCFVQISYISGAMPNLFIIAGCNGAGKTTASYTILPEILHCKEFVNADSIAAGLSPFNPESVAFEAGRIMLKRIDQLMEEGADFAFETTLATRSYVVLIRRAKEKGYRVTLLFFWLSSPEMALVRVEKRVKSGGHNIPADIVRRRYYRGIENLVKLYLPVCDNCLVVNNVKEYPEAIAKAEIGKDTVVINTDIWKTILTQSNVHKK, translated from the coding sequence TTGCTAATTGCTTTTTCATGTTTTGTACAGATCAGCTATATTAGCGGAGCAATGCCAAATTTATTTATCATAGCAGGATGTAATGGCGCCGGTAAGACTACTGCCAGTTATACTATTCTTCCCGAAATTCTGCATTGCAAGGAATTTGTGAATGCGGATAGCATTGCTGCCGGGTTATCTCCTTTTAATCCGGAAAGCGTAGCTTTTGAGGCGGGCAGGATCATGCTTAAAAGAATTGATCAGTTGATGGAAGAAGGCGCGGATTTTGCGTTTGAGACTACGTTGGCTACGAGGAGTTATGTTGTTCTTATTCGAAGGGCCAAGGAAAAGGGATACAGGGTTACATTATTGTTTTTCTGGCTAAGTTCTCCAGAAATGGCGCTGGTCAGGGTGGAAAAAAGGGTAAAGTCAGGTGGGCACAATATTCCCGCTGACATTGTAAGGCGCAGATATTACCGGGGCATTGAAAATTTGGTCAAGTTATATCTTCCTGTTTGTGATAACTGCTTGGTTGTTAATAATGTGAAGGAGTATCCTGAAGCTATTGCAAAGGCTGAAATAGGCAAGGATACTGTCGTAATTAATACCGATATTTGGAAAACGATCCTAACGCAAAGTAATGTACATAAAAAATGA